The sequence below is a genomic window from Nitrospirota bacterium.
CAGAGCCAAGAGGCAGTATATTAACCCTCTTCAGGCAGTCATTGAATCTCGCCTTATCCCGCTCAAGCATTTCAAGATATGCCAGCAGATGATGTGAAAGAAGCACAGGCTGAGCCCTTTGCAGGTGCGTATAACCCGGCATAGGCGTATCAACATGCCTTTCTGCAATATTCAGCAAAACTCTCTGAAAACTTGTTATAAGTTTCAGGATACCGCTTATCTCCTCCCTCATGAAAAGCCTGAGGTCCAGAGCCGTCTGGTCATTGCGGCTTCTTGCCGTATGGAGCTTGCCCCCTGCGGAGCCGATTTTATTTATGAGCGCATGTTCAATATTCATGTGTATGTCTTCAAGCTCATCTCTGAACTTAAATTTATTATTCCTGATTTCATCCCTGATTTTATCAAGACCTCTGATGATTAATTCCATATCCCTGCGGGAAATAATTTTTTGCTTCCCTAACATCCTTGCATGTGCGATGCTTCCGTCAATATCATACTCCCAGAGGCGTTTGTCAAAAGAAATGGAGGAAGTGAACCCTTCAACTATTTTTTCGGTCTTTTCGGTAAATCTTCCTGCCCAGGGTTTTTTCATGATGAGTAAAGAATAAAACTACAGGCTTATGGTAGTCAAGCCCATTTTATTCATTTGCATCTTGATTTAACAACTGCTTTAAAGGTATATTAATCAAATTTGAATATCACCCATAGGAGGTGGATTATGTTTAAAAATAGAGTTTACCCCGTTAGATATTTATTATCTTGCGGTATTTACGCCGTTGCGTGTTTATTATCTAACGAGGTTTATGCGCTGACTCCTGCGCCGAAAAATGCAGGCGGCGCCCAGTCCGGCGGGATGGAGTCAATGTTTACATCGCTTCTGCCTTTAGTTTTTATTTTCGTCATATTCTACTTCCTCCTCATACGGCCGCAGTCCAAGAAGGCCAAAGAACATAAGAAAATGCTTGAGAATCTTAAGCGGGGAGACAAGGTTATCACCACCGGCGGGATTGAGGGCATTATAGAGGAAGTTGACGGCGACAGGATGGTTTTAAAAATCGGCATCAAAGAAGATATTCGGATAAGAATCAACCGTAATTTCATTGCAGACATAAGAACAGGTGAGTAGCGGTTTGCCATTAAATTTAGAACAATTAAAGCAGAATGCCAAGGTAAAACTCTATATTGAAGGCGCGGACAAATACCTTGAGGCAATAGGCTATACAGAACACAATGTCCGGCATGCCGCAAAGGTTTCAGATTTTGCAGGATATATATTAAAGGAGCTTCAATACCCTGAAAAAGATGTACTGCTTGCCAAAGCGGCAGGCTACCTTCATGATATAGGCAATTTTTTAGGGCGGCAGAATCATGACCAGCACGGGGCCATTTTAAGCCGTGATATTCTTAGTGATTTTGACATAAGCATAGAAGATACTATCAGGATTATGGGAGCAATAGGCATTCATGAAAGCGAAGATATCGGAGTTCACGACCCGGTTTCTGCGGCAATTCTCATTGCCGACAAGGCTGATGTGCACAGGGGCAGGGTCAGAAATCCTTCCATGGTAAGCTCTGACATCCACGACAGGGTGAATTATGCCGCCACAGAGTCAAGGCTTGCCGTTGATGCAAAGGCAAAGACCATTATTCTTTACCTTATGATAAATACAGGCATCTCTCAGGTCATTGAATACTTTGAAATATTTTTGTCAAGGATGATCGTCTGCAGAAAGGCTGCAAGCGCATTAGGCTGTGAGTTCCAGCTTTTTATAAATGATACGCGCATGGCGTAATTGAACAGCTTGAACAATTTTGAACTGTTTAAACTTTTTATAAATTTCGGAGGCTGAGTGAAAAAGAAATTTTTCTGGCGGATATTATTAATATCACTAACGACATTGCTGTCCGTGATATTCTTCCTTCCGTCAACGCAGTTGTTTTTATCAATGCCCGGATGGCTGAAAAAAATAATCCCTGAAAAAGGCATCACCTTAGGGCTGGACCTTCAGGGCGGACTGCACCTTGTCTTTGAGGTTGAGGGGGACAAGGCCGTGGACCTCACTCTGGAGAGGATTGCAGTAAGCCTTAAAGACCTCCTGGATAAGAAAGGGTTTAAGGCTGACGTCAAAAAAGACGGAAGCAATATTATCGTATCTTCATCCGACATAAAGGCAAGAAAAGTTATTGAAGACAACTACCCTGCCCTGTCGCTGTCTGACAGTTCGGAAGGGAAAGCCGTCTATAAGATTCCGGCAAAAGAGGCTGACAGAATAAAGGAAAATGCCGTGGAGCAGGCGGCCGAGACAATTCGCAACAGGATTGACCAGTTCGGCGTTGCAGAGCCCACTATTCAAAGACAGGGGGCTAACGAAATCGTCGTACAGCTTCCGGGAGTTAAGGACACACAGAGAGCCGTAGACATCATCGGCAAGACCGCCCTTCTTGAGTTCAAGCTTCTTGACGAGGAAGGCATAGCCGCACAGATTCCTGAAACCATCCTGCCTGACGAAGAAGAAAAGTTGATGCAGGAGTTCTCTGCAAAAATCCCCGAAGGCGATGAGATTCTTTTTGAGCGGATTACGAATAAGGAAACAGGAAAGGTAACCAAAAAAGTTTACCTTGTGAAAAAACAGACGCTCATGACAGGCGACTCCCTGACCGAGGCCAAGGTGAATATTGATACAAGGCTCGGGAATGAACCTTATGTCTCAATATCGTTTAATGATGTGGGCGCAAAATTATTTGAAGACATCACAGCGGCAAATGTCAAAA
It includes:
- the secD gene encoding protein translocase subunit SecD, with amino-acid sequence MKKKFFWRILLISLTTLLSVIFFLPSTQLFLSMPGWLKKIIPEKGITLGLDLQGGLHLVFEVEGDKAVDLTLERIAVSLKDLLDKKGFKADVKKDGSNIIVSSSDIKARKVIEDNYPALSLSDSSEGKAVYKIPAKEADRIKENAVEQAAETIRNRIDQFGVAEPTIQRQGANEIVVQLPGVKDTQRAVDIIGKTALLEFKLLDEEGIAAQIPETILPDEEEKLMQEFSAKIPEGDEILFERITNKETGKVTKKVYLVKKQTLMTGDSLTEAKVNIDTRLGNEPYVSISFNDVGAKLFEDITAANVKKRLAIILDNNVYSAPVIQEKIAGGNAQISGRFSIDDAKDLAIVLRSGSLPAPLKMLQNVTVGPSLGRDSINAGVKAGIIGSLLVILFMIFYYRFSGLIADVALMLNIIMLLGALSILNATLTLPGIAGIILAIGMAVDSNVLMFERIRDELRLGKTPRAAVDSGYDKAFWTIFDSHITTLITAAVLFQFGTGPIKGFAVTLSMGVAINLYTALIGTKLVFDLINNKKEVKKLSI
- a CDS encoding HD domain-containing protein, whose protein sequence is MPLNLEQLKQNAKVKLYIEGADKYLEAIGYTEHNVRHAAKVSDFAGYILKELQYPEKDVLLAKAAGYLHDIGNFLGRQNHDQHGAILSRDILSDFDISIEDTIRIMGAIGIHESEDIGVHDPVSAAILIADKADVHRGRVRNPSMVSSDIHDRVNYAATESRLAVDAKAKTIILYLMINTGISQVIEYFEIFLSRMIVCRKAASALGCEFQLFINDTRMA
- the yajC gene encoding preprotein translocase subunit YajC, which encodes MFKNRVYPVRYLLSCGIYAVACLLSNEVYALTPAPKNAGGAQSGGMESMFTSLLPLVFIFVIFYFLLIRPQSKKAKEHKKMLENLKRGDKVITTGGIEGIIEEVDGDRMVLKIGIKEDIRIRINRNFIADIRTGE